In Oncorhynchus kisutch isolate 150728-3 linkage group LG7, Okis_V2, whole genome shotgun sequence, one DNA window encodes the following:
- the LOC116374596 gene encoding interphotoreceptor matrix proteoglycan 1-like: MQLLPYLQSNLTGFKQLEILNFRNGSVVVNSKMKVEKDVPHNLTQAVHCVLEDFCNTASKRLDIEIDSRYLDIEPADQADPCKFLACNEFSQCVVNSWTQEAECLCDPGYSTTDGLPCQSICNLEEEYCFNGGLCDIIQGHGATCR, translated from the exons ATGCAG CTTCTCCCATATCTGCAATCTAATTTGACAGGATTTAAGCAATTGGAAATCCTCAACTTCAGGAATGGTAGTGTTGTGGTGAACAGCAAGATGAAAGTAGAAAAAGATGTGCCACATAACCTGACACAGGCCGTTCACTGTGTGCTAGAAGACTTCTGCAACACTGCATCCAAACGACTAGACATTGAGATTGACAGTCGCTACCTGGACATAGAACCTG CTGACCAAGCAGATCCCTGCAAGTTCTTGGCCTGCAATGAGTTCTCCCAATGTGTGGTAAACAGTTGGACCCAGGAGGCTGAGTGTTTGTGTGACCCTGGTTACAGCACTACGGACGGTCTGCCCTGCCAGAGCATTTGTAACTTGGAGGAAGAATACTGCTTCAACGGGGGCCTTTGTGACATCATCCAGGGTCATGGAGCCACCTGCAGGTAG
- the LOC109893805 gene encoding interphotoreceptor matrix proteoglycan 1-like, protein MVHVFDKLPGYKDLRVLGFRLVEFRSDDVSVRYAVVFETNGEDHDTESKTTLEPGTETVIYTNGHRLKDLVSKALSEETSLPVDIQTLSFEPDPTVSLRNELEATTLETLLEEVVGHTEGFLPTVAVGEEFLKDFTDTPEELTVVPLGDSVTVLLTEATTASPAIEVTPNSPQEELSEGPPSEEVELSPVAATDEMLEVDATEEMLGIEEPAVDVTEETTEVEEPAVDVTEETTEVEATEETIEVEEPAVDVTEETIEVEEPAVDVTEETTEVEEPAVDVTEETIEVEEPAVDVTEETAEVEEPAVDVTEETTEVEEPAVDVTEETTEVEEPAVDVTEETTEVEEPAVDVTEETIEVEEPAVDVTEETIEVEEPAVDVTEETTEVEEPAADVTEETIEVEATERTLDVEETTVDVTEETTEVEATERTLDVEEPAVDVTEETIEVEATERTLDVEETAVDVTEETFKVEEPPVDVTEETIEVEEHAVDVTEETIAVEEPLDITEEMIEVKATEGTLDLEEPAVDVKEETSEVEATEGTLDVEESAVDSTEKTIEVEQPLVDATEQTIDIEKTVDATEDYLWVWPPVTRTAVTEQPTTKMITLFPPEEDAEETLPTVEPKEDEGPTTTEAALEKQPDGDNQMITTTASLHVEPASIETFTTVTQSPNMPLSEGDVIQAEPEEVPSANIPPGPSEGWDTLQDEEPLETDMDISNDSDIQEDVEKVEDGTEAANTLDEFGSGLEGPFESTAPPALTHMNTPLMASTGKAKEMVVFFSLRVTNMMFSEDLFNKSSPEYRSLENTFLQLVGKHIFVLDIISLHALLSYLYF, encoded by the exons ATGGTTCACGTTTTTGACAAACTTCCTGGGTATAAAGATCTTCGTGTTTTGGGATTTCGGTTGGTTGAATTTAG ATCTGATGATGTGTCAGTCCGCTATGCTGTGGTGTTTGAGACGAATGGAGAAGACCATGACACAGAATCTAAAACCACTCTAGAACCAGGCACAGAGACAGTTATTTACACAAACGGGCACAGACTGAAGGATCTGGTTTCCAAGGCCTTGAGCGAAGAGACATCCCTGCCTGTGGACATACAAACACTCAGTTTTGAACCTG ATCCCACTGTTTCTCTACGCAATGAGTTGGAAGCGACTACCTTGGAGACCTTACTAGAGGAGGTTGTTGGGCACACTGAAGGTTTCTTACCAACTGTTGCTGTCGGAGAGGAATTTCTTAAAGATTTTACAGACACACCCGAGGAACTCACTGTTGTGCCCTTAGGTGACTCAGTTACTGTTCTCCTCACCGAGGCTACCACTGCCTCCCCTGCCATTGAAGTAACTCCCAATTCTCCCCAAGAGGAACTTAGTGAGGGTCCTCCCTCAGAAGAAGTAGAGTTGTCTCCAGTGGCGGCTACAGATGAGATGCTTGAGGTAGATGCTACAGAGGAGATGCTTGGGATAGAGGAGCCTGCAGTGGATGTTACAGAGGAGACGACTGAGGTAGAGGAGCCTGCAGTGGATGTTACAGAGGAGACGACTGAGGTAGAGGCTACAGAGGAGACGATTGAGGTAGAGGAGCCTGCAGTGGATGTTACAGAGGAGACGATTGAGGTAGAGGAGCCTGCAGTGGATGTTACAGAGGAGACGACTGAGGTAGAGGAGCCTGCAGTGGATGTTACAGAGGAGACGATTGAGGTAGAGGAGCCTGCAGTGGATGTTACAGAGGAGACGGCTGAGGTAGAGGAGCCTGCAGTGGATGTTACAGAGGAGACGACTGAGGTAGAGGAGCCTGCAGTGGATGTTACAGAGGAGACGACTGAGGTAGAGGAGCCTGCAGTGGATGTTACAGAGGAGACGACTGAGGTAGAGGAGCCTGCAGTGGATGTTACAGAGGAGACGATTGAGGTAGAGGAGCCTGCAGTGGATGTTACAGAGGAGACGATTGAGGTAGAGGAGCCTGCAGTGGATGTTACAGAGGAGACGACTGAGGTAGAGGAGCCTGCAGCAGATGTTACAGAGGAGACAATTGAGGTAGAGGCAACAGAGAGGACGCTTGACGTAGAGGAGACTACAGTGGATGTTACAGAGGAGACGACTGAGgtagaggctacagagaggaCGCTTGATGTAGAGGAGCCTGCAGTGGATgttacagaggagactattgaggtagaggctacagagaggaCGCTTGATGTAGAGGAGACTGCAGTGGATGTTACAGAGGAGACGTTTAAAGTAGAGGAGCCTCCAGTGGATGTTACAGAGGAGACAATTGAGGTAGAGGAGCATGCTGTGGATGTTACAGAGGAAACGATTGCAGTAGAGGAGCCGCTGGATATTACAGAGGAGATGATTGAGGTAAAGGCTACAGAGGGGACACTTGACCTAGAGGAGCCTGCAGTGGATGTTAAAGAAGAGACATCTGAGGTAGAGGCTACAGAGGGGACACTTGATGTAGAGGAGTCTGCAGTGGATTCTACAGAGAAGACGATTGAGGTAGAACAGCCTCTAGTGGATGCTACAGAGCAGACAATTGATATAGAGAAGACTGTGGATGCGACAGAGGACTACCTTTGGGTTTGGCCACCAGTTACAAGAACGGCTGTTACAGAACAGCCTACCACCAAAATGATTACTCTCTTCCCCCCTGAGGAAGATGCTGAGGAGACCCTCCCAACTGTTGAACCTAAGGAAGATGAAG gaCCCACAACTACTGAGGCGGCTTTAGAGAAGCAACCAGACGGAGACAATCAAATGATCACCACTACAGCATCTCTACACGTAGAACCTGCATCCATCGAAACATTCACCACTGTTACACAATCACCAAACATGCCTTTATCTGAGGGTGATGTCATCCAAGCAGAGCCTGAGGAAGTCCCCTCAGCAAATATTCCCCCTGGACCTTCAGAAGGATGGGACACACTCCAAGATGAGGAACCACTTGAGACGGACATGGATATCTCTAATGACTCGGACATACAGGAGGATGTAGAAAAGGTAGAGGACGGTACAGAAGCCGCCAATACGCTGGACGAGTTTGGCAGTGGATTAGAAGGCCCATTTGAGTCCACCGCACCCCCAGCACTCACACACATGAACACTCCTTTAATGGCCAGTACTGGAAAAGCCAAAGAAATGGTGGTGTTCTTTAGTTTGCGAGTCACTAACATGATGTTTTCAGAGGACCTGTTCAACAAAAGCTCTCCTGAGTACAGGTCATTGGAGAATACCTTTCTTCAGCTGGTAGGTAAACACATATTTGTGCTCGATATTATCTCTCTGCATGCCTTGTTGTCATACCTGTATTTTTAG